The Aminipila terrae nucleotide sequence TGGTCTATATGGTTTATGGTATTTTCATCCTGGGCAATGGTCAGTCCCTGTTTTGAACTGTAAATACTACGGCTAAGATTGCTTCCGATTAACTGTTCAAAATATGGGGTTGATATAGTGGGGGCAATAGCCTCTGGATGATATTTACCATAAACAGCATAATGGAAAGTAATACACCCGCCCATAGAAAAGCCTGTTATACCTAACCTTTTAATATCTACTCTGTCATCTTTGGCATAAGCCCCAATCAATTTATCATATTCCCTGGAGGTATTTACAATTATTTCTACTAAACTTAATGCACCTTCTGTTCTCTGCCCATGCGCATAAGCATCTGGTGATACCACAAAAAATCCTTTTTCCGCTAGTTTATTAGCCAACTCTATGGTTGATTCTTTCTTATTTTTAAATCCATGTTGAACAAT carries:
- a CDS encoding alpha/beta hydrolase family protein; this translates as MGILVLMLFSALFYGGYGHFMKEKAEVIRETVHIKNIPVIETFIDDGKKKPMIIVQHGFKNKKESTIELANKLAEKGFFVVSPDAYAHGQRTEGALSLVEIIVNTSREYDKLIGAYAKDDRVDIKRLGITGFSMGGCITFHYAVYGKYHPEAIAPTISTPYFEQLIGSNLSRSIYSSKQGLTIAQDENTINHIDQYILDNSPYKDYRNLKDVAVLMQNGEMDQYVNSNGVNMLKDTLSKINPRVTLVMIPETRHQVKPEMINNIVDFMCHNVN